The following is a genomic window from Neodiprion lecontei isolate iyNeoLeco1 chromosome 4, iyNeoLeco1.1, whole genome shotgun sequence.
CGTTCCACGAGTCAAATGCCATAAAAATTAGTCTTTATTAGCTGatgtgagaagaaaaagagatgaaaaaagaaaatgaaagacTTGGAACGGAGGGAAGAGACGGCCTCTCTAGAAGCCTTATTATTTACATCGAGAAAACTCTAAACAAAGttactttttctctttccaaatatatacatacataactAAATTATCCCGAGTACCTTCACAGCATCGGTGATGAAACGTCGAGCGTGGGCACGGATCGTGTTTTGTTTCGTagctggttttttttttcttgttttattttatttttatttatttcttgttaTTCTTGTTTACTTTCCGTTTCTTCGTATCGTCGCGATATAATATACGTCTATTTCCGAGGCTAATATACTTGTTTCAACTGTTATTAACCGACCAGCAACCCTAGACAAGAGACGATTTGACTGATGAGTGAAGCGAGTTTCTGAAGAGAAATTATGCAAGTATAGCCACAACTGTAAAATTACGACAAGGTTGAAGGGTCTGTTGTTACAAAATACAGCGAGGGGGACAGGCGCGTGGTTCACATGAATGTGTAAGCATGCATGCATACCTGTGGAGTTTCGAAGCGGTTGGTCCGTGTCACGAGGCCGAGAGAATAGTAAACAAGAGAACAGAACAATACCACGCACGAAACACacaatatattaattataaccAGTGATATGCGGCTTTAATTGAAACGGAAAAACTTCAATACACAATCGGTAAAACTACAACGGGTTATTTTATCACGTGTAAGTTAAACTTGGCCACGGGGCGCACGCACATCGAGCACCCACTACGCGTTCCACACCGTACGTACACAATACAGATTACAGATTAAATATTATGGCTGCGTGTGTCTCGACGTTCATGAATGAAACTAAATACGGATCGCCTCTCGGCCGGGGAAAACTACCGCGATCATTCGTTGGTTGGGCGGCCGTTTTATTCCCGTCGTGATTGGTCGAGTCCCTCGGATCACGCCGGCCGCCATTTGGCGTTTCCTATTGGCCGAGAGGCTCTGACTGACGCGTTTGAATTCACCGCGCTAGTCAAGCTGGCAACTAACGCggaaaatatatatcaatCAGGCGACAGGGGTAAGAATAGTTCGAGAAAATAAGTAAGGAGATATctaattttcttattctcgCCCTCGTAGAACGGTAAATATTGCTATTTGTcaatttgagattttttttacacttttttcgTAAAACCGGAAATCAACGGTTACGGTAGTCGTAGCCATTTCTGCTAGGCGCAGCTGATTTGTCTCAATTTTCTCAAACCTCTTCGGGGATAAAACCAAGTAAAACGTAAGTTTAATGCGGAGAAATTTGATCGAAGAACGACGGATTTTGAGGTCAACTAATCTACGGATCTGTTTCATCTACACTTTTTATCGTGTCACTGTTATCGTCTGCTGTCTTCGGATTCTTAGATATTGATTATATGCCATAACCTAAAAATATTAgttatatattttgttatataatAGTCACTTTTATTTATCCGCGAAACGTAGACTGGCCAATTcgagaataaaatatacacattCCGGGAGCCGCTCGCTCGGTATTTTCGGCCTGGTCATAAAGTAGCGacataagtaaaaaaaaaaaaaattgcatatttaCGTTATCAATTCTATTAGACAATCATGCTGAGCTCCCGCCTTGCTACCGGACTCAAGGAGGTCCCTAAGGTCCTGAAACGTAACATTGGCATTTTGGCCCCGGCACTGCAGAAGGCCAGTGACCCAATTCAGCAACTGTTCGTTGACAAAATCCGAGAATACAAGTCCAAGAACACGTAAGTTTGGCTGCTTGGGTCTGTTTTAATCGAATACCGTCAAGCACATATATAGCTCGATATAACAACTTGACTTACCGGTGAATTTTCTTTACGTGCCATTCAGAGGTAGCAAAACACTTGTAGATGCTTCCCCTGAAACGATTAAAGAGCTTCAATCAGAGCTGGAGAAGGCGGCAAAGCACGCTGGCGGTGGAGGTGGAGTAGACCTGACTCAATTCCCGCAGTTCAAATTTGACGGTAAGTTGCGCCGTCATGTTTTAGTCAGTtgtaagattttttaaatcaatgtAACAACCAATAGAAATCTGCAAAGCATACAATCATAATTGTACATAACTTTAGATCGatacttttttactttttcagaACCCAAAGTCGACCCCATCAATATGCAGACTCAGTAAATGTATCTACATATTCAATAAATTACTGTAGATATTAATGTAACTTCCACAACTGTACACACAttgtaatattgaaatattaaatcgTAATAACAGACAAAATTCTTTGTAACATTGAGCAAATCCGAAGTAACcacgaaaaaatatcaattgcTGGAATCAACAAGTTTAGAGAGATGACGAAAACTAGCCATAGTTACCTTACCGAATGTCTTCGTTTTGTTGAATAGTGCTTCACTCTACCAgtaatacaatatttgtttgaatggaaaaaaaaaatataaatttttaagataAATTTTACGATAGTTCTTTTCAAGATCAGTTTCAAGTTGCGCAGAAATTGTGTAACTTTGAGTGTAATCCGTTTTGGGGGAATGGAGTATAATTGTGATTTGTCTGGATCATCTGTACTTGAATCATCATTTCGGTAAATTCAAAAGAAACACTGCAATTcataaaatataatgtattcacagtcgtaaaaattttgtttacaaagtgAAAGTGTATTAAAGATAAACGATCAGTTATTACCGTTCAACTTGTTATTAGATGAGTGTTTTGAACAGTCTCTGCGAGAATAGGCATTCCAAATTTAATAGCTATTGATTTGGCCGTCTTTGCGAATCTTACAAGCTCACGTTTCGAAATGAGAGTTCTGTACTGCCCTGCGCAGGTGCAATATTCATTcatgttttctctttttatttgaTTACATTTCACACATTGTAAGTCTTGCAGTATATATCCCATACACTTTCTGTTTAGCGTATCTATAAGCGAAAATTCAATCTCCGCATTATCATAGCTGGTTTCACAGAGCGGACATTTCCACACGTGCCTATTATTCTCGAACGCGCGATCGTTATCCTTGCATAAATCGATATCACGAGTGTGATAGCAAGCTTTGCATATCACTTCGGGCAAAGTGAAGGACACACAGGGATCGCTCCATTCCGCACTGTCACCGAAATTCCCTACTCCTATTAAAcgcaataaatttctttttaaaatatGTACTTCTGCTTCGACTTCTTTGTCCAAGGATAAAACCTTGCATATAGATTTGACCAGTTCGAGAGCTggattaattttctttgattCGGCATCGCCGAAATCAAGATAGGGATTCTCCTCACGTGTTAAAATCTTCTCCGGCAGTTTCTTGTGAATCTTTTGCACTATTTGAAACAGTTTGTGCGACATTTCACTGGATATTATTTTCTTGGCAAACTCGGCTGTGCTCTCAAGAGCTCCAAGTCCAAGCGGTGCAGTTAACGTTTGACTAAGGCTgctgtttttcctttttctacgTCTTGGCGTCGCATCGGATGATTCGCTTTCACTCATGTGCTGATAAACTGCACTTATGTATCCAGCTACGATCGCGTTGAAGCTTGCCTGGCACGCCGCCTCTTCTGGTAAATACTCAATGAGATTCCAATTCATTATTATCTCTGGCCCATCATCGTCATCCTCTTCATCCGGCTCTGTGTCAGGAACATACTGGTTACCCCTCAACTCGTCCGGAATCTTCCCCTTCACGCCAGCGTGATTTGGTAAATCTAGCCAAATCAGATACTCCCAACACTGTTGGTAAGTTATTTCGATGCTGTGAAACAGTTCCTTATTCTTAATGGACTTTACAACGAATTCAACATACCCGAGAGCATCCGATATCAGCCTCTTTTTTGAGCataaaatgattttattaaaGTTAGCAAATATGATGATCGAGCCGAGCCTTCTGAACTCCGCGACAAGTtgaatgaacaattttttcatcaagttATGGAGTGTCCTGCGCAGCGCCGGATCGTATAGTAACGCACTAGGTGACCTGAGCCAACGATAGAAGTGAATCACCTGATAATCAGCAAACACGTTTCGGTACTCTGATATGTCTCGCAACCAGGAATTTACCATCGTCTTAAGAACCTTGAATGCTGCACTGCAAAGAGCGGTCTCATCGTAACTTGGAATTGCCGTTATTCCGGCTCCTCCGGAGACTATTTCCTGCAGGGAAGCTTGAGGCATATTGTCAAAGGCGACAAACGTGCTGGTTCCTTCTATATCGTTGACACGATGACATTGGAGCAGTGTATTTACTGCCAAACTTTCAACATCCAGCTCTACGCAAGTACTGGAATAAGTGCCTGCATTGTTGGCCGCGCAACTCGAGCTTTCCTCAAAATCAGTTAACAAcctattatcatcattttcgCTACCTCCTAAATCGGGCCTTTCAGTAGGTGAACACCATAAAACGAAATTGTGTTTCTGCAAGTGTCTGGCATAAAATAAGTCTGCACCAAATATTGTTGGATCCGCCGGTAGATTGCCAATTGGAGCATGAAAGTAACGGCACTGTTGAATCATGAGGTCAAGAATTTGGTCCGACTTCAGATAGTGGCGAATCATGGCTTTCGCACCTACTCTTTGCCAGTCCAAAGTACTGTACAAATTTTCCATATCTTGTATGTGCGTATTAACCATTGGGAATTCAGTCAAGACCGGCATTTGCCGTGACAATACGGAAATATCGATTGGTGATTGAATCGCGAGTAATGTTGGCCCTTTCTTCTCGTTTTTATAGGCCTGGAGCGCGCTTTGTACCAAACGCTGAACCTGTTTCAAGTCCGTTTCGACCCTGACATTGAACTGGATCTCGTCGGGTAAACTCTTGACATAGTTCTGTATATCGCTATTCAGTAAGTTATTTCTTTCAGAGACATACAACGTGTTCATATTTGGCATTTGATTTGTCCTAACGGAGTCAAGAACAAAGATGTAAGCCCTTTTAGTCGGAGCTAGAAAAAGACCCCACATTGCTTTCTGACCGACAGCAGACCAGTGATGgtacaaaaatatatgtttcAGTACTTGTTTTCGCTCGAGATACGGTTGGGTGGCAATGCTTTTGAACTGCAGTTGATTAAGATGAAAAGTATCCGTTCCGGTCTTTATGTCAGCTGCCGCTGATCGATCGACGACGCAAATACATCCCAGTTGCAATATAGCTCTAAACTGTAACGGCATTTGAGTTTCATAAATTCCTTCTATGTTGGGGCATGATAGATCTGCCATAAGTTCCGGACCGTGTTTCTTATAGTTACTTTCCGGTACAGAGTACTGATACAAATTGTATACGATTCGAGAACGAGGTAGTATCCTTGAACACTTCCTCCACAGGTCTTCCACAGTCGGATCCGGTCTGACTTTGCGAGAGTTTACATAAAATATGCGAGGAACTATCAACCGCAGTTGTTGCAGCTCTTGACCCACTAAAGCCCACAACCTGAACAAACCAGGTTCAGTCGTTTCTGCTATTTCAATTATCTGCCAGGGAGTATCGAACAATGCCCTTTGCGCTCGACGTAGGAACCCACCCATTGTACTAGTATTAGCATTTCTTACCACACCGGCGTAACTTGCTGGCGGAGAGATTTCCTCCGTTACTTTACTTCTCTTTGACTTCCGACGATCGTTCCTCTGATTCGCCTGATAAGcccatttctttttctgatACTGAATCCAGACCTGCTTTTCTTCTATCGTGTTTCCCAACGGAGGAGGTAAGCCGAGGACTTCTTTCCAGCTCTTATTTAGATTATTTTCATGTTCATCTTGCAAAGCAgctctctttctcttattCACCATCGCCACTGGCTTCTTGAAAACATCTGAACCACCTGCTATATCTTCTATGTCTCTAATCTCATTTTCATCATGACTGTCTGATTCATCGTCGGAATCAGGAGTAGCGACTTTCTTTGGTTGTATAACAAACATTTCATTGATACGTCTCTGTTTAAGAACGTCATCCTTTTCCAGCATCTTCTTGTGCAACCAGTCAGGATGCTTTACTCTTGAAACGGGATTTGCAACCTGAAACAATTAATAAATGGTATTAAATGCAATTGACGCATTAGTTGATCAGATTATTGGTAGAATCTACTGACCCCTTGCATTGCTGCAGGTATTGTGATGATCTTTTGAATCGTACTTCCCAATCTTTCAATGTAGTAATTCCAGTCTAACACATCTCTTATGTCTGCATTTTGAATCGATGGGTCCTTAAGCCACTTTCGCAAATAATACCTTTTAACATTAGGATCAGATTGGAAAATGGCTAACGGAATGGCTCTGAAATCATGACAGTTAATGTTAAAAATGGAAATCCATCCCTCGTAATACCATAACAtagaaataatcagaaaatcGGGGATTATACCTTTCTGTAACAGGTGCACCCTCAGGTTTTCTTGATATGATAAATTTGCAGGCAAGACCTGCATCCTTGACCATCTGATCACCTAAGAATTCAGCTAATCGTTTAGCTGTCGAAATTGAAGTTGATTTCTGTGCACCGTATTCCTCTAGTTTACGCGACATAGATCTATTTTCCGAAATTAGATCAAACAACTCTGTATCAGGCATATTCGCACCCTGGACAATATTAAAAGTGTCAacattttcacgaaaaatttatactcaCCTTTCATCTTATAACCAGAATAAGGAATGAAGTAGTGTTATATTGTGTGATTAACGTACCTTGGTATAAAGAACTTCGAGCCAGTGATCAGCAATTTTAGCCACCGAAGCGTAACATTTCTCCAAGGTGTCACCTTTTAGAAACGATTCAAATACAGAGgactgaaatattttgacCAACTGAAGCTCCCCTCGTCGTTTTACTTCAAAACCTTTCAATTCAGCCAGCGAACCGTCAAAGTTGAAAACAGCGTAACGTTTCTTGAGCTTTTTTCCTTCCTCCTTTGAAGCTGGCAAAACCATTGCTAAGTAAGGACCATCAACTTCgaagaatatcgaattttcactTCGGACCTCATACACCAAATTTTCTGAGTCAACCAAATCGTGATAAGCATGATTAGTAAATTCCTCCTGCAAAGTAAAGTTTCACGTGAATAGGAAGAATGCAGAGATCATAATAAATCCCTATTTATAATTGCCAAGTACCAcaagtggtaaaaaaaaaagatcagaATTAGTATCAGTATactttgtgaaattttacctTGACCATGAAATTGAGCACTGCATTCGGGTATGATATtgtgatttttgattttttttgatcCGTTGTTGTGATGATTTCATTGTCAGGAAAAGAAGCAGGTAAAACGCACCAAATACCATCAGTATCCAGCTCCAAGGGGCGTCCTACTTGTTCAATTATCTCTCTAGCTTTCTTAATTATATGAGCCCCAGTATAACATACGATACCACCCATTTCCATACTATACCATCGAGATCTAAACGACAGaagatgataataataattcaatgcAATCGATACAATGCATTAATTTGATGCTTAAGTGATCCAAGACAATATACTTACCCTTTTCGCATAACGTATCCATAGAAAGAATTCAATATACATTTATGAGCAAGCTGTAAAGAGTCGTACAAAATTTCCCGGTTTTTAGCAGACTTAATTTCACCAGCATCGCCCTTAGCTACAGCAGCGGAGACTTGTTGCTTTGAAACTTTCGTCAGAGCCTTATATTCGTATCGTCTGTCTCTGAACGCCCTGACTGTATCCACGTAGAAAGAATTCTCTTTCTGACATACTGTTTGTGTCCTTTCTTCCATCCTCGTTATCTTAGTTTTCTTGTAAGCTTTTCGGCAATATTCAGTCAGCCGTTTCTTCTCGTACATTGCCTGATCTTCTTTAGAAAGTTGATGAAAAGCCCTTTGAGGTCCACCGGGGAACAGTGGTGGAAATTTCTCTATTTCCAATTGTTGCTGTATTCTTTGAAACTCGCTCAAACTTGCTGGCGCTGAAAGAggtatattaataaaaattgaactttgaaTTAGTAGGAAAGAGTAATTTCAGATAAACAAAACCAATCAAAAGAAAACTAACTGTGTTCTCCTCTCCACATCCATGTCATATTTCTTTGACAAACAGcattcaatttattgtaatcACAGGCAGCGCAAACAGTTTCATCAACCATTGCCGATGGCTGTAGACGATTGGTTAAAATTATGTTTGGATACATGGCTCCAACGTCCAAGTGATAGATCACCGGATTCTCCATTCTCAGAGGCTGATCCCTGAGTGCTCTCAATTTGACTTTAACCTTCTCGACAACTTCGTCAAAATTCGTAACTTTCTCTAGGgatatcttttcttcttcttctataGTATGTTTCAGAGCTTTTTCCACGCCGTCAATCAGTTTGTTAAACGCTTCTGGGACCATTTTAAACCGACATGGAATGTCAGCTCTAAATACACCAGATTCAAGAGCTTCGACGTGACCTCCTACGTAGGTCTCTTGATCCAAGACGTGTCCGTCTGCTGTTAGTTTATTCAACTGTGTTTCTTGCTTATTTGGAAATATAATATTGGCATGAAATGCTTCAACCATAAGGAGCGATTCGCAAAGTGTCCCAGATCCTTTCCTCAGGACCTTCAACATGTATAATACCCGATTTCAAGTTTTCTTTCAATGTGCAATAGTGGTATACAAACGAAAACGATACCCTTACATtgtgatataaataataaaaaattaataatcaatcgAAGAAACAAATACTGTATCGTTATAGAAGGATAATTAATCATTGAACTAAGAATGCTGCAAACCTCATCTGGTTCCATTGGGATAATAGTACACAATGCAAAGATAAAAGGATGCACGTATTTCAAATAAAGGTAGTAAGTGGCGACAGCATCTGACACTGAATAATTGGCGAGAACGTGTGGCTGCTCACACGCCATTCTACACATTTCTTCAGGGTCCAACTCAACCGGATCATATCTCAACTTTGCTTTAGCTACAGCTTTCAAGTTTTGTGATCCCACAGGAAGGTACGAATCTCTCTTTACCCAACTGTAACAGATGGGTAGttcataaatttatttttcaagtagAATATTCTTCTATTTAAGATGCATAACACAATATACattatttgtataattaattaacattAAATTCTATTTACGTACCATAAACAATCCATATGCATAGCTGGGCGACAAGTATAAACTCCATCTCTATTTTTAGagaaaccaattttttttttcatgtctaTATTATGTATGGCTGCTCTGGTTTCAACAAAAGGCCAATCGAAGAAGTCTCCGTTATATGTGACAAAAATATGGGGTTTGACATCGTTGAtgtgagcaaaaaactttctgATAACAGCCTCTTCATTTGGCTCGTTATaaatggtaaaaaatcctTCAAATTCTGGTTTTGGAGTATACTCAAAGCTCTCTATATCTTTCGATATGATTTCTCTGTTCGTAATCAAGTATCCCTGAAAATAAACTGGTATCAAAATGGAAATGCTATTTAAACTTCACGTCTAAGAATCTTCTGCCTTACCTGACCATCAATCATGTACGAAATCATCATTATTTGATCTGTATTGACATCGGGAAACTTTAAAGGTAATTTAGTTGTCTCAATATCGTATGCCAAGACTATAGGGTCTGGTCTTTCGATAATATCATCCCTACATATGATGATAGGTGGTTCAGTATGGCGTGATTTTACTGTATACCATTTTCCAACAAACACTTTAACATCTATGGATACCCTTACGTGAAAAGGTACATCGTACTCACTAAAAATTGAAGGCAACATTTGTTGATCAGAACTAGTGTCCACGAAACTACAACGAGTATACTGTTTGTTGGCTGCGCTACTCACCGAATATCAAGAATGTTATCCATATGGTCGGTTAAATTCTTTACAGGGTTGTGGTCACGTACATTCAATGAACTAGCCAACATTTCTGTGTAATATGTGTGGCTCTTTTCACGttccttattctttttaacaGCAGACATTATTTCACGCCGTACTTTGACAAGGTCAGTCATGTTAGTAAAAGTTAGTTTCAAGTACTTCTGTTTCAGCCCAATTAGGTGATTCGGCTGTCAAGAAAAAATGGTTCAGTGCTGATGATCTGAATGTACTTTTCTTGTATATCTGCACACACTTTTGAAATCGAAGCGACAACGACTTTATAAATAGCATTGGTAAATTACCAGATCCAAGTCTTCTTTTGTCAATGGGTAAACTTTAGCCAAAAATCCAGGGTactttttttgcaaaaaagtTGCCACTTCTTGCAAAGTATCCTTTTTGCATAGCACGTAAAAATAAGGATTATACGGCAGGGATATTTTAAATCTTGTCCCATCCTCTTCCATAAAGTAATAGTCGACTGCACTTACTAAACGCTTATCATCCTCTATCACCTCGGTCTATAAACGAATGGAAAAGAaatgattgaatttcattgaagTTATGCATTCTAAACAAGCTATTAtgacaaaatgaaacaagcaTATTACTATCAGGAAGCAAAtaggtataattttcattcgaaacatAAAATAGGACTGAACTTACAGAATGCATGTTCAGCAGAAAACCTGTGCGCTCCTTACTATCGTTGACTCTGACAAAGCCATATAATTCATCGATTCTATCATTTTCTATCGACTGTCGTAAACGGCCCTCTGCTGAATCCTCTCTGCGAATTGATAATAAGCAAAGTATAAGAAAGTAAGTAAGAGCTAGATTGTAGAAGAAAAACCAGGCATTAGATTTCTCGAACGACGCATATATTTCTACTGCAGATAAGTGATCATTTTAATCATAAAATGAACAATCCATAAAAAATCAGCAGCTCTGATGATATTTATTgataaaggaaaaaagaaaccacggtaaaaattacttttagtATGAATAATGAACCTTACCTCGGTACGTTTGGTTCTTGACCGAACTGTTGGTTGGTGTTGAAAGGCGCTTTGGGTGTGCGaaacttgtttttattttgaataaacattGTGTGTTTTGCCTTTGATTGATGAAGTtcgttttaaataaataaataaaattcgtaCATGTCCGTGCGTTTGACACTAAACTTATAACCTCGAGGTTCAACACTGAATTCTACATTTTTGGCGCGAACTGGTTTCTAAGTTTCAAAGGATCAGGCAGGGGGCAAACCCATCGAGATTATTATTTTAGGTGCGTTCCAAAAATATATGCAATCTACGAGCAGTCCGTATCTTTGTTGCTCCATCGCGTTCGCCATTCTTCATTTCTCTTTTGTATCACTGGCCGGTATTTCAGAACGCTGCCTTTGTCAAACATTAAAATCCACGTGGGTAGAAGATCAGAGTCTGGAAAAGACAACAAGCCAACCTGAAAATGCAGAAGGGTGATTCTTCTCGTATAATCTTAGAGGAATACGCCATTTCCAACGTAAGTACCATTTGTAATAAACAATGTATCGCAACTCAATGTATTGCATCAATTAATGAAAACCGATTCATTTTAACTCAGGCTGTGGAACATTCCATTGTTCAAGAAGGAGAACCATGGAGCATCGAGAAATTTGCAGAGGTGGGTAATTAggagaataataaaatcattCAACGCTACATAGTAACTCTCAAGTCAGATGTAACTATCCGTCCTTTTATGTAGCATTCAAAAAGACTATATTTCTTTCATATGACTTTTCTTTCTGTCTAATAATGAGTGCTAATTGGAGTCGCTTGGGGTTCAGATACACTTGGAATGCGATGACtttcttaaaatttatttacacagaACCTCAAGGTGGAGATCATCAGAGAAGGAGATAACGGGAGAGAGTTAGAGTTTGATCTAATTGGCTGTGCCCCAGCTTTGGCAAATGCATTTCGCAGAATCCTATTGAGCGAGGTACCTTCAATGGCTatagaaaaagttttcataCGAAATAACACGAGTCTAATCCAAGATGAGGTTCTGGCTCATAGGTAGTTgcaagaaaacttttttatataatacactGGTCAACTGAGGTGCATTACAAAAAACTTGTTTGTAAGAAAACATGCAAAGGGAGACAGACTGATTTATctattttcatgaattttcagATTAGGATTATTGCCTTTACGAGCAGATCCTCGTTTGTTTGAATATCCGGCACTACCGGTAAGTGAAGATGAAGATGCTAGCGATCAAGACACTTTGCGCTATGAATTAAAAGTGACTTGTTCGTTGAATCCACATCCCCGTAAAGATTCTCGAAGACCGGAGGATATTTACATTAACGACAATGGTGAATATTAAAGTTgtccaattaattattttgcaacgatttgtaaaaaaaaatttttgtatcttACTTTTCAATCTAACAAACAGG
Proteins encoded in this region:
- the LOC107224977 gene encoding DNA polymerase epsilon catalytic subunit 1 isoform X1, with the protein product MFIQNKNKFRTPKAPFNTNQQFGQEPNVPREDSAEGRLRQSIENDRIDELYGFVRVNDSKERTGFLLNMHSTEVIEDDKRLVSAVDYYFMEEDGTRFKISLPYNPYFYVLCKKDTLQEVATFLQKKYPGFLAKVYPLTKEDLDLPNHLIGLKQKYLKLTFTNMTDLVKVRREIMSAVKKNKEREKSHTYYTEMLASSLNVRDHNPVKNLTDHMDNILDIREYDVPFHVRVSIDVKVFVGKWYTVKSRHTEPPIIICRDDIIERPDPIVLAYDIETTKLPLKFPDVNTDQIMMISYMIDGQGYLITNREIISKDIESFEYTPKPEFEGFFTIYNEPNEEAVIRKFFAHINDVKPHIFVTYNGDFFDWPFVETRAAIHNIDMKKKIGFSKNRDGVYTCRPAMHMDCLCWVKRDSYLPVGSQNLKAVAKAKLRYDPVELDPEEMCRMACEQPHVLANYSVSDAVATYYLYLKYVHPFIFALCTIIPMEPDEVLRKGSGTLCESLLMVEAFHANIIFPNKQETQLNKLTADGHVLDQETYVGGHVEALESGVFRADIPCRFKMVPEAFNKLIDGVEKALKHTIEEEEKISLEKVTNFDEVVEKVKVKLRALRDQPLRMENPVIYHLDVGAMYPNIILTNRLQPSAMVDETVCAACDYNKLNAVCQRNMTWMWRGEHTPASLSEFQRIQQQLEIEKFPPLFPGGPQRAFHQLSKEDQAMYEKKRLTEYCRKAYKKTKITRMEERTQTVCQKENSFYVDTVRAFRDRRYEYKALTKVSKQQVSAAVAKGDAGEIKSAKNREILYDSLQLAHKCILNSFYGYVMRKGSRWYSMEMGGIVCYTGAHIIKKAREIIEQVGRPLELDTDGIWCVLPASFPDNEIITTTDQKKSKITISYPNAVLNFMVKEEFTNHAYHDLVDSENLVYEVRSENSIFFEVDGPYLAMVLPASKEEGKKLKKRYAVFNFDGSLAELKGFEVKRRGELQLVKIFQSSVFESFLKGDTLEKCYASVAKIADHWLEVLYTKGANMPDTELFDLISENRSMSRKLEEYGAQKSTSISTAKRLAEFLGDQMVKDAGLACKFIISRKPEGAPVTERAIPLAIFQSDPNVKRYYLRKWLKDPSIQNADIRDVLDWNYYIERLGSTIQKIITIPAAMQGVANPVSRVKHPDWLHKKMLEKDDVLKQRRINEMFVIQPKKVATPDSDDESDSHDENEIRDIEDIAGGSDVFKKPVAMVNKRKRAALQDEHENNLNKSWKEVLGLPPPLGNTIEEKQVWIQYQKKKWAYQANQRNDRRKSKRSKVTEEISPPASYAGVVRNANTSTMGGFLRRAQRALFDTPWQIIEIAETTEPGLFRLWALVGQELQQLRLIVPRIFYVNSRKVRPDPTVEDLWRKCSRILPRSRIVYNLYQYSVPESNYKKHGPELMADLSCPNIEGIYETQMPLQFRAILQLGCICVVDRSAAADIKTGTDTFHLNQLQFKSIATQPYLERKQVLKHIFLYHHWSAVGQKAMWGLFLAPTKRAYIFVLDSVRTNQMPNMNTLYVSERNNLLNSDIQNYVKSLPDEIQFNVRVETDLKQVQRLVQSALQAYKNEKKGPTLLAIQSPIDISVLSRQMPVLTEFPMVNTHIQDMENLYSTLDWQRVGAKAMIRHYLKSDQILDLMIQQCRYFHAPIGNLPADPTIFGADLFYARHLQKHNFVLWCSPTERPDLGGSENDDNRLLTDFEESSSCAANNAGTYSSTCVELDVESLAVNTLLQCHRVNDIEGTSTFVAFDNMPQASLQEIVSGGAGITAIPSYDETALCSAAFKVLKTMVNSWLRDISEYRNVFADYQVIHFYRWLRSPSALLYDPALRRTLHNLMKKLFIQLVAEFRRLGSIIIFANFNKIILCSKKRLISDALGYVEFVVKSIKNKELFHSIEITYQQCWEYLIWLDLPNHAGVKGKIPDELRGNQYVPDTEPDEEDDDDGPEIIMNWNLIEYLPEEAACQASFNAIVAGYISAVYQHMSESESSDATPRRRKRKNSSLSQTLTAPLGLGALESTAEFAKKIISSEMSHKLFQIVQKIHKKLPEKILTREENPYLDFGDAESKKINPALELVKSICKVLSLDKEVEAEVHILKRNLLRLIGVGNFGDSAEWSDPCVSFTLPEVICKACYHTRDIDLCKDNDRAFENNRHVWKCPLCETSYDNAEIEFSLIDTLNRKCMGYILQDLQCVKCNQIKRENMNEYCTCAGQYRTLISKRELVRFAKTAKSIAIKFGMPILAETVQNTHLITS